The Leguminivora glycinivorella isolate SPB_JAAS2020 chromosome 7, LegGlyc_1.1, whole genome shotgun sequence genomic interval ccggaaatgatatgcctgagtgactctccgggacggcggcatgcccgacaaatgtcgaccgtaccgtccttcaggatatatttccggtagttgttcgtcatcataacttcgtccgcaattgcacaggcaaaaccctcggtttctccgaagaggtccccgaatcgtaaccagttcaccgatgcgagcaggtctacatcgggtcccgtgagggccttgtagaaccgcccgtgtagctgcttgctctcccataccgccttgcggtccgcagtacttagtaccacaggtttgcgccagttctctttcgccaaggagagcggtgtgaggtttccgtcaactgccaccacatcacgatgcatcccacactcgttgttaaggaagtaattcctgagattgtacacctcacggttgtggagatctttggcgtttaggaagcctcgacctccgcacttccgtgggatgtacaatctcataacagacgagcgcgggtgtaacatacgatgtgtggtaagcagtgaacggaccctccgatccagggcgtccagctcagtctgggtccaccgtagtatgccaaaggagtatgtgagtagaggcattacccaggcgttaaaggcgcgcactttgttgcctcctgacaaaagactgttaaggacttttgtgagccgactgaaaaagcgctccttcaccgaccgtctaatgccaacatcctcaatacccaacgactgtgacataccaaggtacttataggtttctgattcagagatagatctgaacgacatcgtctcagaaagttgtaaattttctgaatttacaacctcccccgctgtacatgcataaccgcacacttatcgacaccaaactccattctgatggcggtactgaaaacttctgtggttttcaatagcaccatcaggtcttgggtgttcggtgcaaatagtttgagatcgtccatgtacagaaggtgagagatgacttcaccctctctccgaagccggcaacctagcccagaatccttcagcagcgtgctgaggggattcagagctaggcagaaccataatggactcaaactgtcaccctggaatattcctcgctcaatccttatgaagtcctgcgggccagggggtcatccctgcctcctggttgacgaaggactgtggtccactgcctcatacatgcagccaggaaggatattaaagctgcatcaagtttatacagctccaatacccttctcagccatgaatgaggcaccgaatcataggccttcttatagtcaatccaagcggccgagatggctcccctgttccgccgaacttgttggcagatggtcatgtctatgaggaggagctctttagtaccacgggacccaaccttacatccattttgagcgggagccagaatgttgttagcgacaatatgcgcgttaatttttgctctcaaaatggatgtaaggagcttgtaaagtgtaggcaagcacgtaatgggtctgtagttttttgcttccgtggtactaccggacttatagagcaggaaagtaacaccagttgttagggaaggtgggagagaaccaagatcgagggcttgttgaaattgcgttgccaaacgcgagtgcgagcatcgaaaccattttagccagaagttgtgcaatccgtccggtccaggacttttccagttctgggccgtacgggtagcacaacttacgtcgtcggggctgatggtgatagcccccataggctcgatgttCTCACAcccgcgttcgacaacggtcatccactcgccctccgtgtgctcaacgggtaccgaccagatgctacgccagaaatcagacatggcagtagcatccggtagCCGCACGtcggacacacgagggtcggtttcctcccaccttcggtatactttcctttggtcgctttggaaaagacgattctgctggaatcggtccacacgctttctgtagcggcgaatacggcttgcccatgcatagactttctgcttcaggaagtcgatgcgctctgtgacattggccaaatagtcgcggggcctgatgcccgtccccgcgaacgcctggttcacaaagcgcattactcgggggcgattattaccccctctgaagcagatcagctttgcaatgagagtcctaaacgagttgatacgacgctcgatccgtacttgccatgcagggacacctccggcggtcctagttgcacggtcagcgtccggaaacttgactcgagcaacacggcacgccgcgatggccccgcagtacatgatcgagtgtgtatcatctagatctttactagtccgcatatatggatctagtaaagcatttaaggctcctattagcgctagattgcgtctattcatgggcagacgtggtaatcgtggcctagggttgtttgtggagcgatactgcgtaatcgcctcttccaaagacctcctcagttgctcattggcaggctcactctcgctctgactcgcgaagtccccgccgtcgttaccggaatcaacccgcggcgcatccggtgccaggtcgggttcgggcaccgggtccggcgacatggcgggcaaattccgccccgaggcggggtccgcgcgagcagcgagagcctcctggcgaagtCGATCAAGTGTGGCatcatccaaccgctttgaccgctgaatgacgcgcacttGATCCGATagtcgctgctccgatacggtgatggatggctcgagtgcctggAACAGAGGTAGCATCTTggaacggtacgcggatagccgggttcccccctctgtagccccgtaataggcgcgcatgacgTTCTCGTTTATTTGTCGAGTCCAcgtcatgcgacgcactacaccaccggcagcgggagccgtgggcggggcaggatgtcccgcaggccccaagcgtgccagcagcggtggccgccctcgtcgcgcaggtggtcgtggcggcggcggcggcggcccgctctcgtcgctggaCCCGTCGGTGTCGGGCGCCGTGGCGAACTCGTCGCCCGACGACGATGCGGACGGGGAGCTGGACGAGGCGGGCGGGGATGGTGGGCGTGCGTTTCTTTGTGCCGCTCTGGTGCGTGACCTTGTTAACATTTTCACAATGCACTTATCGCCGTTTGACAGTTCATGCTGATATCCGTGTATTTAGTTAATTGTATCGTTGCATGTTTGTTATTGTACATGATTAAATATAGCGTCAGAAATACACAAAAACTGAACcacaaaaaccaaaattattattattattattatcgctccacaagcaatcctaggccacgattaccacgtctgcccatgaatagacgcaatctagcgctaataggagccttaaatgctttactagatccatatatgcggactagtaaagatctagatgatacacactcgatcatgtactgcggggccatcgcggcgtgccgtgttgctcgagtcaagtttccggacgctgaccgtgcaactaggaccgccgaaggtgtccctgcatggcaagtacggatcgaacgtcgtatcaactcgtttaggactctcattgcaaagctgatctgcttcagagggggtaataatcgcccccgagtaatgcgctttgtgaaccaggcgttcgcggggacggacatcaggccccgcgactatttggccaatgtcacagagcgcatcgacttcctgaagcagaaagtctatgcatgggcaagccgtattcgccgctacagaaagcgtgtggaccgattccagcagaatcgtctttttcaaagcgaccaaaggaaagtataccgaaggtgggaggaaaccgaccctcgtgtgtctgacgtgcggctgccggatgctactgccatgtctgatttctggcgtagcatctggtcggtgcccgtcgaacacacggagggtgagtggatgaccgttgtcgaacgcgagtgcgagagcatcgagcctatgggggctatcaccatcagctccgacgacgtaagttgtgctacccgtactaacaactggtgttactttcctgctctataagtccggtagtaccacggaagcaaaaaactacagacccatcacgtgcttgcctacactttacaaactccttacatccattttgagagcaaaaattaacgcgcatattgtcgctaacaacattctggctcccgctcaaaatggatgtagggttgggtcccgtggtactaaagagctcctcctcatagacatgaccatctgccaacaagttcggcggaacaaggaggccatttcggccgcttggattgactataagaaggcctatgattcggtgcctcattcatggctgagaagggtattggagctgtataaacttgatgcagctttaatatccttcctggctgcatgtatgaggcagtggaccacagtccttcgtcaaccaggaggcagggatggccccctggcccgcaggacttcataaggattgagcgaggaatattccagggtgacagtttgagtccattatggttctgcctagctctgaatcccctcagcacgctgctgaaggattctgggctaggttgccggcttcggagagagggtgaagtcatctctcaccttctgtacatggacgatctcaaactatttgcaccgaacacccaagacctgatggtgctattgaaaaccacagaagttttcagtaccgccatcagaatggagtttggtgtcgataagtgtgcggtcatgcatgtacagcgggggaggttgtaaattcagaaaatttacaactttctgagacgatgtcgttcagatctatctctgaatcagaaacctataagtaccttggtatgtcacagtcgttgggtattgaggatgttggcattagacggtcggtgaaggagcgctttttcagtcggctgacaaaagtccttaacagtcttttgtcaggaggcaacaaagtgcgcgcctttaacgcctgggtaatgcctctactcacatactcctttggcatactacggtggacccagactgagctggacgccctggatcggagggtccgctcactgcttaccacacaccgtatgttacacccgcgctcgtctgttatgagattgtacatcccacggaagtgcggaggtcgaggcttcctaaacgccaaagatctccacaaccgtgaggtgtacaatctcaggaattacttccttaacaacgagtgcgggatgcatcgtgatgtggtggcagtggacggaaacctcacgccgctctccttggcgaaagagaactggcgcaaacctgtggtactaaatactgcggaccgcaaggcggtatgggaaagcaagcagctacacgggcggttctacaaggccctcacgggacccgatgtagatctgctcgcatcggtgaactggttacgattcggggacctcttcggagaaaccgagggttttgcctgtgcaattgcggacgaagttatgatgacgaacaactaccggaaatatatcctgaaggacggtacggtcgacatttgtcgggcatgccgccgtcccggagagtcactcaggcatattatttccggttgttctcatcttgctaacggcgagtacttgcacagacataatctcgtagccaggattattcaccagcaacttgctcttcaatacggccttgtggaccgcgaagtaccgtactacaagtacttacctgcgcctgttctcgaaaatggtcgtgccacgctctattgggatcgatctattatcactgacaggactattgtagccaataagcctgacattgtgataatagatcgactgcaacgccgggcagtgctcgttgacatcaccatcccccatgatgagaatctcgtgaaagccgagaaggacaaatccagtaagtacctagacttggctcacgagataaccgccatgtgggatgttgaatcaacgatcattgttccgatagtcgtttcagcgaacggtctcatagcgaagagtctcgaccaacatcttaagagactctcgctaggtggctggatcaagggccagatgcagaaggcggtgatcttggacacagcgcggatagttcgacggttcctctctctgcagccctaaccaccggcagcttgggccctgccccgctgctggcggcaccctaggttaggttttttataatgtgtttatatgtgttttatattgttttgtaagtggttttgtattttacttttatattcatattataaacagcctagcctaagacttgaaagaaataaagagaataataataataaatttaatgtgTGCTTTCTTTATGTACTTTTCCTATCTTCTGTGCTATTTCTGACTTCCTCTTTTTCTATGCTGTGCTGTGCTTTGTACTCTTACTTTCTCTACACACACACACGGACACGGTTTTACGCTAATGTGACAGTGAGTCACATTAGCGTAAAACCGCCGCCGTTTTATCCGGATAAGCCGACTATGTGGTTCGCGCAGCTCGACGGCCAGTTTAATTTGACCAAGATTACGAGCGACAGTACCAAGTTTTATCACGCCATATCGGTTTTGGAATATAAGTACGCGGTAGAGGTGGAAGATATTATTACCAACCCGCCGGCGAGTGATAAATATGGTACACTTAGAAGAGAGCTCATAGCTCGGTTGTCGAGTTCTAAGCAGGAGCGTTTGAAACAATTGATGTCGAAAGAGGAGCTCGGCGACAGGAAGCCGAGCCAGTTCCTGCGGCATATCCGGAGTTTAGCGGGTGCGGATTATCCGGATGACTTTATCCGGCACTTGTGGATGAGCCGGTTACCGACGGTGCTACAGAGTATTGTCGCTTATCAGGACAACCTGCCCTTGGATACGGTAGCCCAGATGGCGGACAAGGTGCATGAAGTTACACCGCCGGGACCCGGTTATCAGGTGGCTGCGGCTTCAGCATCTAGCGTTCCAGTTTCTGTAATCGACCAGTTGCACCAGAAAATCGACGCGTTGACGTCGAGGCTTGACGCGATGTCCACCTCCCGGGGCCGTCAAGGTCCGCCCCGGTCGAGGTCCCGCGGCAAGCCACGGAACCGTTCCCGGAGCCGTTCGCGGGCGGGCAAGCCCAGCGGCGACGGCCAGCGCCTATGCTGGTACCACTACAAATACGCCGATAAAGCAGATAAGTGCCTTTCCCCCTGTGCGTACTCAAAAAACTAGTTAGTCGGTCGCTCGTAGCGACCAGTGAAGGTGTTCCAGTGTCGAAGCGTTTATTTGTTACCGACGCAAAGTCGAAAGTGCAGTTTTTGGTGGACACCGGGTCCGATTTATGTGTTTACCCGGTTAGTTTTTTGCGTGCGCATCGTCGTCATTTACAAAAGACTGATTATGAACTTTATGCTGCTAATAACACTGCTATTAGTACTTATGGCTGGCTAACTTTAGCGCTTGATTTTAATTTACGCCGTATGTTTTGTTGGCGTTTTGTCATTGCTGATGTGAGCAAACCTATTATCGGAGTGGATTTTCTCTCGTTTTATAGTTTGCTTGTCGATGTTCGCTATGCTCGTCTAGTCGATGGAATAACTTTGCTCTCATCAGCCGCTGTAGATGCTTCAGCTTGCGAGTGCGCGCAAATCAAGGTCATTACTGGCAATGTGCCATTTCATGCCCTGCTTGAGGAATACCCGGACATTATTAGGCCTGCCGGTAATCCTCAAGAGCGTAAATGTAAACACCAGACGCAGCACTTTATTAAGACTACGCCAGGTGCGCCTGTGTTTTCAAGGCCACGGCGTTTGGCACCGGATCGCCTCAAAATTGCGAAACGGGAATTTGAGGATATGGTACGCTCGGGTATTGCGCGACGATCGGAGAGTCCTTGGTCGTCTCCGCTGCACTTGGTACCTAAAAAGGACAATGGCTGGCGTCCTTGTGGCGATTATCGCGCTCTTAACGCACGGACTGTTCCGGATAGGTACCCAGTGCGGCATATCGCTGATTTCTCGCATAACCTTTTTAAATGCAAGGTTTTTAGTAAGTTGGATTTGGTGCGCGCGTACAACCAGATTCCCGTTGCGCCTGAGGACGTTCCAAAGACGGCGATCACGACTCCCTTTGGACTTTTTGAATTCCCATTTATGAGTTTTGGTTTGCGCAACGCAGCGCAAACATTTCAGCGGTTTATGGATGAAGTCCTTAGGGGTCTTGATTTCTGTTTTCCGTTCATCGATGACGTTTTAGTAGCCTCCGCTGATGACACTGAACATGTAGCTCATTTGAGAGCCGTTTTTGAGCGTTTCAATGAGCACGGTATTTTGTTAAACGCTAACAAATGTGTATTTGCGGTACCTGAAGTTGAGTTTTTAGGTTACTTGGTTTCGTCGGAGGGTACTAAGCCTATAGGAGCTAGGGTTCAGGCTATCCGGGACTTTCCTAGTCCTAAGACGATTAAGGATCTGAGGCGTTTTCTAGGTGCGCTTAATTTCTACAGGCGGTTTATTACTGGCGCTGCTAAATTACAGGCTCCTCTCCATGCACTGTTAAGTGGTCCAGGGGTGAAGAGCAACAGCCCAGTTGTCTGGACTCCGGAGGCAGGGGAGGCTTTCGATGCTTGCAAGTCAAGCATCGCTCATTACCATGCCGTTCATGCCGCTCTCCTGGCTCATCCAGACCCTTCCGCTCCTTTAGCGGTGGTAACAGATGCTTCAGATTTCGCGATTGGTTCGGTGATACAGCAGCAGGTCGAGGGTCATTGGCAACCGTTGGGATTCTTCTCTCGAAAATTAACACCTGCTCAGACGAGGTATAGTGCTTACGATCGCGAACTTTTAGCCATTTACGAGTCAGTGAAGTATTTTAGGCACATGATCGAGTTGAAGCCATTTTTTATACTCACTGATCATAAACCTATAGTCTCTGCTTTTAAAAAGTCCCTCGATTCGTGTTCTCCGCGGCAATTCCGGTATCTAGATTTTATATCCCAATTTACGTCAGATATCAGGCATATATCGGGCGAGGAGAATGTTGTCGCGGACTCACTATCTCGGATTGATGCCATCACAGACGGGCTAGATTTGAAAGCTTTAGCTTTATCGCAAGCTACAGATACTGAGCTTCGTAGTTTACTTAGTGACGGTTCATCTCTGGATTTACAGGAAAAATCATTTGGATCTGACAAGCTGTTCTGTGATGTATCCCGGCCGATTCCACGTCCTTTTATTACATCTGAGTTTCGGAAGCAGGTATTCGACGCTGTTCACGGACTCAGTCACCCTAGCGCTAGGAACACTATCAAATTAGTGACTGAGCGATATGTGTGGCCTGGTATTAAGAAAGATTGTAGGATGTGGGCGCGTGCATGTATTCCATGCCAGCGGTCTAAAGTTTCACGCCACGTGCACGCCCCAGTGCATGATTTCAAACCCCCCACTGGTAGGTTCTCGCACGTTCACGTCGACCTGGTTGGCCCTTTGCCTGTATCGAATGGGTTCAGGTACTGTCTCACGGCTGTAGATAGGTTTACTCGTTGGCCTGAGGCAGTCCCTTTGTACGACATTACGGCGGAAAGTGTTGCGAAGGCCTTCATTTCGACGTGGGTAGCGCGTTTTGGTTGCCCGCAGAATATTACTACGGATCGAGGCAGGCAATTCGACTCCAATTTGTTCCGTCAGATAGCAACCATGACTGGATCGCGTCACTTGCAGACTACTGCGTATCATCCAGCAGCGAATGGGCTCGTGGAAAGGTTCCACCGTCATTTTAAGGCTGCCATAATGTGCCACGCAGATGAATGCTGGACTGAAACCCTTCCACTAGTGCTTTTGGGTATCCGTAGTGCATGGAAGGAAGACTTGTCTGCTTCGACCGCCGAGTTAGTTTACGGCGAGCCGCTAAGACTTCCCAGCGATTTGTTGCAATCGACGCCTGACCAGCTGACGGACTACACCGACTTCTTGTCACGTTTGCGCCAACACATGAAAAAGTTGCAACCGACAAAAGTCGCTCGCCATGGTTCTgccaaagtttttatttttaaggatttggcAACTGCAACTCACGTCTTTGTGAGACAAGATTTTGTTCGTAGGTCGCTACAGCCACCGTATGCTGGCCCCTACAGGGTAGTTGATAGGTGGGATAAATATTTTGGAGTTGACATCGCCGGTAGGGAAGTTTCTATTTCCGTCGATAGGTTAAAACCTGCCTACATCTTGTCGGAATCGTCTGGCCCTACCAAAACGTCATCGACCGTGCCGCCCAGCTCAGTTGTCGTTCCTTCAGAACCTAAAGTGTCTCGCTCTGGTCGCCCTTTTAATAGACTTTTAGACCTAAGATTAGTAAATAAATTGTAcgattacgtatttttgaataAATAGCAGATAAATGATGCTTGTGGCAACCCTAGCTTGGACGGAAGGATCTTAAAAGCCGGCCGCCTGCTGTTTGTTATCCCTTACCTATTCTTATCTACCGAACTAGGCTCAGAACCCTACTTTATTTAGGCAGTAACAACTCTCACCTATTCAAAGTGTCTGAAATACTGAATAAAATGTCTACGGTTTTTTCTGAAATACGATGAAAGAAACCTCTGACTCTGAAGTATATATTAAAGTTATAGCAACTAAATATACCTTCATttgcttttatatttttataaggtCGCGGTTCTAGAAATAGGACTCTCACGCTTATTAAATCTCGCAATGTGTATCTAAGCAAATGTAATTTACTTTACGTTACTAGGTACGAAGGCTTACAAATACACTTGATTTTTAGTCGGTTATaagtatacagtgtgttaccaacaAGTGGGCTTTTTTACCCATTATTGATCCGATggtactcaaaaactattaaattttaatttcactttCCGTGTATAGCACGGCAAAATTTGCCGATGCCGTACGGCATCAGTAGCCGAGTATGTTGTCTTTTCAaatgatataatattacgtgtactGTGTTTTAATTCCTCTTATGTTTTAGCGTTTTGATTACAGTTTTAGACTATTATTGTCCATTTCAACATATCTAGTGAAATTGCTTCAAGAAAAGTAAGGTTTTGAGTTATAACATCTATCTTGGTCCTCTTGCCCATACAGTATATCAAGGTTCAACCCACttggttataaattaatttctaacAACACTGGTTGAGATTAAGATAGGATGATGGCGTGGTAGGATGATGCTTTTTACAGCTAAGAAATCTCAATACCggtatcaatttaattaaaagctTCATATAGTATAACCTTACACCGGAGCTTCATATACCTCGTTTTTAGCCATTATAGAACAATTAGGATGTCAATGCTACATTGTGATGAAGATTTTGGTCACTTAGTGGTTACTTATAATATACAGATATATTCAGACTGTTTCACAaacggtttagaacaaaattagTGAGATCAATATAAAGCAGTTGGCTATGTCTGGAATCTACCTAAACAATCAGTTTTCTGGTACCATGCGCTGAGGGTGTACCTCCTAGATGGGTCTTATAATAGTGTAAAAAACAATCCAGATAACGTAGTTGCCAGTACGATTTAGGCCTTTATCCTTAATGTACGTAAAACTTAcaagttacataaatatttaaaaaataacaacttgTAATTGTTGACACGGTACAAGGCTAGAGGTGCCATACGGCAtcagtatttttctccaaaactattggtccgatttaaattttaactttcggTCTCTGATCctggaaagaaatatagtaatatatttaaaaattatcaaaatcggcgacatgaaaaaaaaatcagccgttaatgggttaaaggaacgtaatcttacatagttatttaacttcaccatgcccttaatttaatttaaaattaaaattgttgactttataaactttctaacaatttttttattgccagCAATGTGTAGCACACACACTTGTCAAGTGAGGGTAATGACAGCTCATAAGTATGATCGATGTGAGTAATGACAATTAAGAAGTGCACGCATTTTACATTGAATGTTGGGATttcggaaaattattttttcagttcatttaaataactatgatttgctgatatgcgcaaacgattgctaattgactgtattattattggttttaataaatgcccgggtggtggtaacacactgtacaTTGTGTAAGCCTTATATGAGAGATAAATTAAACCAGAGATACATACATGTGTATAATTCATAAGTTATAAATGTTATCATTAGGTAATTGAGAGGTGTTTTAAGTGATTCTTAATTTACAGCCCataatttgttctttaatgTCTTCTCAgtagcagcaatgtactgtaaaattGTAAACATGGTTGCGGTGACAGTCAATGAATGACATGACATACGCGATAATTATgagcttttaaaagtaattttcAACGAGTGtataacgcgagtgtgtttgcgttagattgcgggccgaattaatttgtatggataaaaagtTGGTTTTcataagtaaaagttatctaattacaatTTAGAGTTTTAAAATATGGCGCAACCGAatgttcggtaacagctgaaccgaatgttcggctgaatattcgtattcggcaaagtccgtattcggcccatctctatacTATACCCTTAATTCGCCCGTATTACATTTACGCACTGTATAAACATATCTAATTTTGGAATCGCGACTAGACTATAGTAACTTTATCATATTCATTCCTGTTCCACCGTGATACAGTTTTTTACTAGTACGGGGATCAGATGCCGCTTACTCAAAGTTTCATTCCAGTTAccataaagttataattataacttatgTAACCGTTAAATCACGATATTTATAAGtttactattaactgtaagcatatatgtactacacaatgctaaataaagttattttattttttttttattttatttattctaataAGTAATCACTGAAAATACA includes:
- the LOC125228009 gene encoding uncharacterized protein LOC125228009: MWFAQLDGQFNLTKITSDSTKFYHAISVLEYKYAVEVEDIITNPPASDKYGTLRRELIARLSSSKQERLKQLMSKEELGDRKPSQFLRHIRSLAGADYPDDFIRHLWMSRLPTVLQSIVAYQDNLPLDTVAQMADKVHEVTPPGPGYQVAAASASSVPVSVIDQLHQKIDALTSRLDAMSTSRGRQGPPRSRSRGKPRNRSRSRSRAGKPSGDGQRLCWYHYKYADKADKCLSPCAYSKN